The Chryseobacterium sp. 52 genome includes a region encoding these proteins:
- a CDS encoding SMI1/KNR4 family protein, with protein sequence MQEILKQIENKNSDYGFKISGPASLDKIKELESNTGFKLPEDFIRFYTICDGFECHTDIFNFLSIDTILANKDYGNNWFLFAEYMIYSDFWGLRKNITGDFEFFNSAHSIPSHALIDFLKAFSQGNIFEKDGISDWEKIG encoded by the coding sequence ATGCAGGAAATATTAAAACAAATTGAAAACAAAAATTCAGATTACGGCTTCAAAATTTCCGGGCCTGCTTCCCTTGATAAAATAAAAGAACTGGAAAGTAACACAGGCTTCAAACTTCCTGAAGATTTCATCCGGTTCTATACTATTTGTGATGGATTTGAATGTCATACAGATATTTTTAATTTTTTATCAATAGACACCATATTAGCCAATAAGGACTATGGAAACAATTGGTTTTTGTTTGCAGAATATATGATTTACTCGGATTTCTGGGGGTTGAGAAAGAATATAACCGGGGATTTTGAATTTTTCAATTCTGCACACAGCATTCCATCACACGCTCTTATTGATTTTTTAAAAGCGTTTTCGCAGGGAAACATTTTTGAAAAAGATGGAATATCTGATTGGGAAAAAATAGGATGA
- a CDS encoding DUF2157 domain-containing protein, which produces MKNIQREDIHMISRHSNMTEQEIANALKENVYNDQAMWQKFLRLLLITLGIGFTTAGIIFFFAYNWADLNKFVKLGITEILVIATTVIVLLPKINTTTKNIVLTGSSFLVGALFAVFGQIYQTGANAYDFFLAWTLFITLWVVVSNFAPLWLLLIVLINTTFFLYTEQVARDWPTILVVTLHFLFNAAVLITFIFLEKDKKIKNIPKWFIYILGIGCATFATIGMVIGILDGYHSIFPFLTLTILPVYALGIRHGIQSKNGFYLSVIPLSLIIIISALLFKISDGEVMFLIVGLFIIVSITLVIMNLINLQKKWNHEK; this is translated from the coding sequence ATGAAAAATATCCAGCGGGAAGATATCCATATGATCAGCCGCCACAGCAATATGACTGAACAGGAGATTGCAAACGCCCTGAAAGAAAATGTTTACAATGATCAGGCAATGTGGCAAAAATTCCTAAGACTGCTTTTGATCACCCTTGGAATCGGCTTTACCACTGCGGGAATCATTTTCTTTTTTGCGTATAACTGGGCAGACCTGAATAAATTTGTTAAACTGGGAATCACTGAAATACTGGTCATCGCAACAACGGTCATCGTTTTACTTCCAAAAATCAATACTACCACCAAAAATATTGTTCTTACGGGCTCTTCATTTCTGGTAGGCGCTTTATTTGCCGTTTTCGGACAGATTTATCAGACTGGAGCCAATGCTTATGACTTTTTCCTGGCCTGGACTCTTTTTATAACATTGTGGGTTGTGGTTTCCAATTTTGCACCGTTGTGGCTGTTATTGATTGTTTTAATCAATACTACCTTCTTTTTATACACGGAACAGGTCGCCAGAGATTGGCCGACAATATTGGTCGTTACCTTACATTTTCTGTTCAATGCAGCCGTACTTATTACCTTTATCTTTTTGGAGAAGGATAAAAAAATTAAAAATATCCCTAAATGGTTCATCTATATTTTAGGAATAGGGTGTGCAACTTTTGCCACGATAGGAATGGTTATCGGAATTCTTGATGGCTACCATTCTATATTTCCTTTTTTAACCTTAACCATTTTACCTGTCTATGCGCTCGGAATCCGGCATGGAATTCAATCAAAAAACGGATTTTATCTTTCGGTGATTCCATTGAGTCTGATTATCATTATTTCAGCTTTACTCTTCAAAATATCAGACGGAGAAGTAATGTTTTTGATCGTGGGCCTTTTTATCATCGTAAGCATTACGCTGGTGATTATGAATCTGATTAACCTTCAAAAAAAATGGAACCATGAGAAATAA